One window of the Hoplias malabaricus isolate fHopMal1 chromosome Y, fHopMal1.hap1, whole genome shotgun sequence genome contains the following:
- the LOC136677643 gene encoding uncharacterized protein, with translation MAQGSRKMKYFMTAHGQTFTSHLTFLERLSNHLRLREVYSLDESDIVISFVAVVSRAGTDIEAALQAMPQTTQPVVLVVLHHTFNLRLITPESRWSVNRENVFTVDCLFHEDKGLLRCQCNDEALKLVTDYLTAKGASPTLQEVVRLVKINLTACCQYQKALLIFIWIVLGMASGAVIGYFGTELGVLVGRLIGALAGCIVHLYLQNEQTPAGVLSTVEENYNSP, from the exons ATGGCTCAAG GATCAAGAAAGATGAAGTACTTCATGACGGCACACGGGCAAACCTTCACTTCTCACCTTACGTTTTTGGAGCGTCTCAGTAATCATCTTCGTCTCCGTGAAGTGTATTCTCTGGATGAGAGCGACATTGTTATTTCTTTTGTTGCAGTTGTGTCTCGGGCCGGAACAGACATTGAAGCTGCTCTTCAGGCAATGCCACAAA CGACTCAGCCTGTTGTTCTAGTGGTGCTCCACCACACTTTTAATCTACGTCTCATAACACCAGAGAGCAGATGGAGTGTAAACAGGGAGAATGTGTTCACTGTGGACTGTCTGTTCCATGAAGACAAAGGTCTGCTGAGATGCCAGTGCAATGATGAGGCTCTGAAACTTGTCACTGATTATCTGACAGCTAAAGGAGCATCGCCCACTTTACAGGAAGTTGTCAGACTTGTTAAG ATTAATCTCACTGCCTGCTGTCAGTATCAGAAAGCCTTGCTGATCTTCATCTGGATTGTTCTGGGCATGGCGTCAGGAGCAGTCATTGGATACTTTGGGACTGAACTCGGGGTGCTTGTTGGCAGACTGATCGGAGCATTAGCTGGGTGCATTGTTCACCTCTATCTTCAAAACGAACAAACCCCAGCAGGAGTGTTGTCCACTGTGGAAGAAAACTACAACAGCCCCTGA